In Gimesia panareensis, the genomic window ACGCCATTTCGAGGCAAGACCAAAAAATAGCCTGAGCGAGACTGGGAGGGGGCCGGAGTCGGAAACGGGATGACGGTTTGTAAATTGAGTGTGAAAGCCAATTTTTTCGTATTGACCTGAAAACGAAACTATGCAAAATTACCGGTCTCTCGCTACGGTGAGTCGGATTGATATGACGAGATTTCGACTGCACCTTACGGTAAATACTACATTTCCATGATGTTCGGGTTACGATGAAGTCTACTGGAGACGGAGTCTGGCCCTGATTCAGAAAATCTATTTCGTTTGATTGCCACTACGGACAGTGGTCCATTCTGCAAAGGAGTGCTTCGGTCGTGAAAAAATTAATTACATCAGCTATGGTTCTTGCGATTGTCGGTGGTTTCGCCTGTTTCACTGAAACAGCGTCAGCACAGGGCAATGCTCAAAGCAAGGCTTCAGTCGTACACAAAGTGGGCCTGATTGATATGGCTCATGTGTTCAAGAACTATGAAAAGTTCACCGCTCTGCGGGAAGAGCTGAAAGCGGAAATCCAGCAAAGTGATGCCAAAGCGAAAGCGATGGCAGAGCAGATTCAGGCTGTTCAGAAAGAAATGCAGGATTTCAAACAGGGCAGCCCCGAGTACCTGGCTCGCGAAAAACAGCTCGCCCAGGCCGCTTCCGACTTCGAAGCATTCCGCAAAGTCGCCCAGCGTGATTTTCTGCGGAAAGAATCTCGGATCTATCACACCATCTACATGGAAGTGACAGATACCGTCAAGAAGTATGCCAAGATCTACAACTACACTCTGATCATGCGGTTTAATCGCGAAAGTCTCGACACCGATGATCCCAAGAAGCTGATCCAGGGCATGAATCGTCAGGTCGTTTTCCATCGTGCCGACGATGACATCACCCTGTCAGTTCTGGACTATCTGAACCGTAACTACAAGAGCCAGAAAACTGCGACTGGTCCTGCACCAGGTTCGAATCGTCAGTAGTGCTGGCGGGATTCTTTGCACTCCTCCTGGATGTAGCGCAGGTTTCGACCTGCCTGCATCCTTTTTGCGATTGTTTCAGTGCACCCAGATAGTCTTCCCCATCGAAGGAGCAGCCGATGCGAACTCGTCATCAGAGAACGCTGGCCAGATCATTGGAATGTAGCGGGGTTGGGATCTTCACTAACTCCGATG contains:
- a CDS encoding OmpH family outer membrane protein, with protein sequence MKKLITSAMVLAIVGGFACFTETASAQGNAQSKASVVHKVGLIDMAHVFKNYEKFTALREELKAEIQQSDAKAKAMAEQIQAVQKEMQDFKQGSPEYLAREKQLAQAASDFEAFRKVAQRDFLRKESRIYHTIYMEVTDTVKKYAKIYNYTLIMRFNRESLDTDDPKKLIQGMNRQVVFHRADDDITLSVLDYLNRNYKSQKTATGPAPGSNRQ